ACGGCAATGTCGTTGTTTCCGCGCCCTTTGTAAGCGGAGGCCAGATTCATGCCTATCGCTACAACGAGGAGACCGATGCGTTCGACTACACGGGGCTTCTTTCGGGCGATGAGGGCCTGCAGTCCCAGGCGCTGGCCGTGCATGGCAATTGGGCCTTTGCGGGCGTGCCCGGCGCCAATGACGGCATCGGCGGCGTGCAGAGCTTCTGGTTTGACGCCTTCGCCGGCTCCTGGATCACGCGGGACATGCTGATGCCGTACGACGGTGTCGGCGGTGCGTTGGGTACGGCACTGGCCGTGGACGGCAACCAGTTGTGGGCTGGTGCTCCCGGCGCCGATGAAGGCAAAGGTGCCATCTACCGGTTCGAAATCGGTGTCGGCGCAATCACGGGTGCATTCCGCACCAGCCTGAACGACGCCTACGCGGCGAGTGGCGGTGGCGCCACGCTGGCGGTCTCCGGCGACGTGGCGGTGGCGGGCGCGCCTTCTGGCGGCCCCAGCGGACTGGTCTACGTGCTTGAGAACGACGGTATGTGGCGGGACGTGCAGATCCTGGGCAGCCAGTCCGGTATGCGCGCCATCACGGGCGGAGAAGTGCAGTGCGAGGACAACGTGGCAGAGGGGTATGACTGCGACAACATCGACCTGCTGTCCTTCCTGCCGGTGCACGAAGTCGGCGGTGGTGCAGGCTCCGGTTCTGGCGTCAAGGTCAACGACATCTGGGGTTGGACCGACGAGGAGACCGGACGCGAGTACGTGCTGCTCGGACGGATCGACGGCACCTCCTTCATCGACATCACCGATGCCTACAACCCGGTTTACCTGGGCAACCTGCCCATGACTGAGGGATCGACCGCCAATACCTGGCGTGACGTCAAAGTCTACATGGACCACGCCTACATCGTCGCAGACGGTGCCGGAGAGCACGGTGTGCAGGTGTTTGACCTCACCCAGCTTCGTGACGTCGATCCCGCCGAGGCACCGCTCGAGTTTGAAGAGACGGCCCGGTACGATGGCATCGCGAGCGCGCACAACATCGTCATCAATGAAGAGACGGGGTACGCGTTCACGGTCGGCAACCAGATGGGTGGCCAGACCTGCGGTGGCGGCTACCACATCATCAACATCCAGGAGCCGGCGAATCCGCAGTTTGCAGGTTGCTGGGGCCACGAGGGTACCGGCAACGCCGGTACGGGCTACTCGCACGATGCCCAGTGTGTGGTCTACCGCGGTCCTGACACCGACTACACCGGTCGCGAGATCTGCATCGGCGGCAATGAGAACTCCATTTCGATCGCTGACCTGACGGACAAGTCGAATCCGGTCGGCATCTCTTCCGCCAGCTACCCGAACGTGGCCTATACCCACCAAGGCTGGCTGAGTGAAGACCATCGATTCCTGTATGTGAACGACGAGCTGGATGAGATTCAGGGCGTCGAAGGCACCCGCACGCTGGTATGGGATGTGTCCGATCTGGACGAGCCCGTACTGGTCAAGGAGCACATGGGTAACAGCGCTTCCAGTGACCACAACCTGTACGTGCAGGACAACTTCATGTACCAGTCCAACTACGCGAGCGGGCTGCGCATTCTGGACATCTCGGATCCGGCCAATCCTCGCGAAGTCGGCTTCTTCGACACGACGCCGGGCCTGTCCAACGGACCCGGGTTCAGTGGATCGTGGTCCAACTACCCGTACTTCCCGTCGGGCACGATTGCCGTCAGTTCGGTGGGCGAGGGGCTCTTCCTCCTGAAGAAGCGCCAGATCGACACGTGACCTGATTCGCTCTCGCGGCGAGTTGAAAAGGGCCTCCGGGATGCTTTCCCGGAGGCCCTTTTTGCGTCAGTCCAGATCGGTCAGCAGTGCGTGATAGAACGCAACGGCCGGGGCCAATTGGGCCTCGGGGAGCCGTTCGTCGACCCCGTGCAGCAGAATCCCGTCTCTTGACGGGAAGACTTCGAATGGGATGAACCGGTAGATCCGGTCTGTCAGCGCAGCAAAATGCTTCGCGTCCGTGCCGCCGGTCGTCATGTATGGCGCGAGCACGACCGAGTCGCCGAATGCCGCGGAGACAGAGCGCACGATGTCGTCATAGCCGGGGCCTGAGGTTGGTGCCACGCCCACGGCCGGGCGTCCCGTCGCAGACGCTACAGTCACGTTCGGGTGCTGTCGCAGCGTGTGCTCCAAATGCGTCACGACGTCGTAGTCCGAGTCGCCCGGCATCAGCCGAAAGTTGATCACGGCGCGAGCCCGATCCGGGAGCACATTCGGCTTGGTGCCGGCATCCAGCATGGTAAACGCCATCGTCGTTCTAATCACGGCGTTGGTCGATGCCGAGCCTGCCAGCACGGCGCGAATCAGCGGGCCAAACAACCATTTGTTGGCAAAGAGCACTCGGTAGTGCAGCGGCATGTGGGGGGCAACGGCCTCGAAGAGAGCCCACGTCGCACCGTCCAGCCGGGCCGGCATCGGTTGTTCGGCGATGTCGTCCAGCGCGGCAGCAAGGTTGCTGATCGCCATCGAGCGCGGAGGAATGGAACTGTGCCCCCCGTCCCCGGAGGCTTCGAGAGTGATGTTCGCGTAGCCCTTTTCTGCAACTCCGACGACGGCCACAGGCCTGGTGACCCCTGGCACTGCGCCGTGCGTCACAAAGCCTCCCTCGTCGAGCACCCAAGCCGGCGCCACGCCCCGAGCGGCCAGGAGGGCGGTGATCGCAGCCATTCCGTGCTCGCCGCCGATCTCCTCGTCGTGCCCGAATGCCAGGTGCACGGTCCTGGCAGGAGTGAATCCCGACTGCACAAGGGACTCGACGGTTTCCAGGATCGCAACGAGCGATCCCTTGTCATCCAGTGTACCCCGGCCCCAGATCGTGTGCCCGTCCCTGTATCCCGAAAATCCGGGATGTGTCCAATCGTCCAGGGAATCCACGGGCACCACATCCAGGTGGGCCATGAGCACGACAGGTGGGAGAGTGGTGTCCTGGCCGGCCCACGTGTAGAGCAAACTCAGATCAGCTACTGTCGCACGATGCAGCGTGCGGTGCACCCCCGGCCACGCCCCCTCCAGGTAGGCATGCAACAAACGGAACGCGGCGGTATCCGCGGGCGCATCCTCCAGCGATACCGTCGGGATGCGAATCAGGCTGCTCAGGTGCTGCGCAGCAAGGGGGGCGTCGGGTGGTGGATCCGTTGCAGGGGCCTCAGGAACGTGCGGACGGAGAAGCAGGCCCCTGACCACGGCAACCAGCAGGACCAGCAGGAGAATGACGCCCAGCCCTTGTAATGCGCGTTTCATGCCTTCGGGGGATTGGGACTTAAGATCGTACCCCCACGTGGCCGATACCCCGTGAAAGCAATCCCGTATCGGCTATGAAACGCCAGGCCCTCACGCTGAACATTCTGCCCCTTCGTCCTCGCTGGACCCGCCTGATCGATCTGGTCAAGCCGGCCCATCAGCCCAAGTGGTGTGACGAATTGGCATGGTTCTGCTAGGCTAGTGGGTGGTCTGGCCCGCGGTCTGCAGGTCGAACCCCGTTAGCATCGCCGCTCCGCGAGCCCGCTGCTCCGGCGAGTTTGCGGCATACATCCAGAATCGTTCGTACCGGCCGGCGTTGAGGTAGGTCTGCATGGTCCCCTGGGACTTGTGCTCAGTGATCAGCCAGTTCACGACGATCTGGTAGTTGAGCCTGCCGTCCAGACCAAGTTTCTGCTCGCGGTCCAACGTGAAGGGCCCATCGTCCGAGAGCACCGTCTCGGGATAGCCTTCAAGGCCCCGGAATTCGATGTCGTCGCTATCCGAGCCTATGAGAGAGCCCACGAGCACGGGGCGCTCGTGCTCCGGCAGCGCCGAGGCGGCCCGGACGGCGAGGATTGAAGCGCCCTTGTGGTGGGCGTGGGTAGTCGGAATCGGGAGAAACGTGAGCACCATGTCATAGCCGCCGTCTGCCATGATTTCGGTGAGGCGCGTCGTCACCCAGTCACCGTCCCAGAGCTCCGTAAAGACGGAATCGACGTCCAGGATGCGGCCAGCGTCCGGTTGGTCGAGGAAGAAGTAGTTGCGGATCCCCACCACGTCGCCACCCGCCATCAATTCCTGCTTGCGGATCTTGGGCAGCACAGTCCTGGCCACATCCGGGTCGGTCAGGTTGAGCCCGTAAATGGGCTCGGCAAGTGTAGAAAAGCGGTATCCGCCAGCGCCGTCGGTGACGAGTGCCAGATCAACGGTCGCTCCGTGCTCTCGCACAGCCTTCCACATGGTCGCCGCAAACATGGCCTCGTCGTCGGGGTGGGCCGTCACTACAAGGATTGATGGAGCATCCTCGAGTGTGGCGCCGGGGGAGGCCAGAAGGGTGAGGGCTAGCGAGAGAAGGGTTAGCATCGGGCTGAATGCAGGTGGCCGCTGTGCTATGATACGTGAGCGAAGCGTGGGGCGTATCGCATCGCATCCGGCCCCGCTCCGCACACGAGCCGTATCCTTCGGCATCAGCATAGTGCAAGAACCCTGATCCGACTGGTGCTCAACCGTCCACGGCAGCCAGGAAATGCGACCTCGGTCAGGACTGAAGAGGTCCAGCTACCGGGTTACTGTTGCCGTCTGGTGGCAATGCTGGTCGGCCTTGCGCTCCTCGCCTCGGAGGCGTCTGGGCAAGCGTTCCGGTGGGCTGAGAGTTCCTACACAGCCGTCACATGGACCACGGCCGATGGGCTACCGATCGACCGGATAAACGACGTGGTGCGGACACCCGATGGCTACGTTTGGGCGGCCACGATTGAGGGGCTGGTGCGCTTCGACGGCGTCCGATTTCACACCTTCAACGGGGCCAATACCCCCGCACTGGAGACGAGCAGGCTGACCCTGCTCCACGTCGACAAACAGGGCACGCTCTGGATCGTGACGGAGAGGCTTTCCGTCATCCGCTACGACGACTACCGTTTCGAGCCGATCACGATAGAGGGGAAGCGGATCAGACTTACAGGTCCTACTCCCCACGTCTCCCAACGCATCCATGAGGATTCCGCTGGGGCCATGTGGTTCGCGACGCCATCGGGCGCCGTGAAAGTGAACTCGGACCAGAGCGTGCTCATGTCTCCAGGCTCCGGGAATGAGGGAGCCGTGTTGGGCATCGGCAGGGCTGTGGGAGGAGGTATCTGGATTTCGTACGAGGGTGGCACGGCGTATCTGCTCGGCGTGGGCGGGACTGTCCAGCGCTTCGGGGGGCAGAGCGGACTCGAGGGGTTCGTTTCACGGGTGTTCGCCGACTCCCTCGACCGTACCTGGGCGGCTGGTGAAGAAGGGATTTTCCGACTGTCTCAGGACGTGTTTCGCCCCGTCCTGGCCTCCGGCCTCCCAGTCGGAAGGGACTATCACTTTGCCACCACATTGACGAACGGCGATCCCTGGTTCGGGACAACGGGAGGGGCAGCGTTTCAACTCGAAGGGGACGAACTGCGGTACGTCCATCACGCCGACAGCATTCCTTTTGTCCGCGCGCCCGCGCCCGGGTCGGTTTTTCGCGGTTATGCGGACTGGCAGGTCCTGGCCGACGGGAGCACTATCGATGTTCTGCACAACAGGACCCCTGTCTACTCTTTTTCCGGGAACATCAACAACATGTGGTCGGGGGAAGCGAATGACGCATGGATTGCCTCGGACGGCGGTTTGATTCACCTCGCCCCGGCTCCGGTATCCGTAATCGATCATCCAGACAGGGATTCAGGCGGGGGATCCGCAAATGTCTACCCGCTGCTTCAGGACTCCAACGGCACCATCTGGGCCGGGCACCTCTGGTACGAGTTGCTCCGAATAGATGCGCAGGGCATAGAGGTTTGGGGTGTCGAGAACCGCGGCGTGGACGCAGGACACCCCTGGTCGCTCTACGAGGACTCCAGCGGGAGAGTGCTCGTAGCCGGGACGGGTGTCTGCAAGCTTCATCCGGGACCGGTCGAGTGCCCTCCCGATGATCTCCGGCCCCCCTCCATTGGAGGAATCCGGGTCATGTGGGAGGACGCCTCGGGTCGTTTCTGGCTTGGCGGCGAAACGGGGATTGCCCTGCGAGAAAATGGTGCCTGGCAGCGCTTCGGTGATGACACGGTTGGCATCTCGAACGCCTGGATCCGCGCAATAGAGGAAGACTCGAACGGCGCTCTGTGGTTTGGCACTAACGGGGGAGGACTGCTCCGGTACCGCGGCAACAGCTTCGAGTCGTTTTCCCGGTCCGATGGTTTCTGCAGTGATTTGGTACGGGATCTTTTCTTCTCTCCCGACGGGGCGTTGTGGGTCGCTACGGAGGACCGAGGACTCTGCCGCATCGCCAACCCGCTGGATCCTGTTTCCGAACTGGAGATCGGCATTGTCGGCACTCCGCAGGGACTGGGCTACGATGGGGTACATGCCGTAACGCTGGATGCCCAAGGACGCCTTTGGATGAGCACAAACAGTGGCATCGGCCATGCGCGCCTGGCGGAACTCACGGAGGTGGCGCTCGACCCGACGTTGGGTGTTCGGTATGTGGCGTATGACGAGCGGGACGGCATGCGCAATCGCGAGGCTAATGGAGGCGTGCAGCCGGCCTCGTTGACCGCCCGAGACGGCACCGTCTGGTTTCCCACCCAGCAAGGCCTCGCGGTCGTCGACCCGGCGCAGGTGAAGTCGACGCCCTGGGCGCCCGTGCTCATCGAGACCATTACCGCGCCCGACACCACATTCTATCCTTCCGATGAGATTCGCCTGACCGCCGAGCAGACTGACGTCGCGGTCAGCTACACCTACCCCCGTTTTCGCAAAGCTGAGGACCTCGCTTTCCAGTATCGGCTTCTTGGCCACAGCGATTGGATTCATGTCGGCTCGGAACGCATCGCACGGTTCTCCGGGGTTCCTCCTGGGGAGACGACATTTCAGATTCGCATCGCGGAAGGGCAGCGGGGGGCTGAAGAATCCGTGACCTCGGTTTCCATATATCGCGAGCCCCGGTTTCGGGAGACCCGCTGGCCCTGGCTGCTTGGGTTCCTCTTCGCGGTGGCGCTGGGCGCAGTGGGAAGCTCAGCCCGGAACACCCGGCTTCGCCGCCGCGCAGAGCGGCTTGAACAGGAAATCCAGCATCGCACGAAGGACCTGCGATCCGCTCTGGACACGGTGGCGGTCCAGGCAGAAGAGCTTCGTTCGTTGGACGAGGCAAAGTCCCGGTTCTTTGCAAATGTGAGCCATGAGTTGAGAACGCCGCTGACGATGATTCTCGGGCCCCTCCGTGGTCTGCTGGAGGGGCGGTATGGAGGAGTCTCCCCCGATGCGGGAGCGCAGCTGGAGGTCATGCTTCGAAACAGCCGGCGGCTGCTTCGGCTCGTAAATCAGATACTCGACCTCGCGGAACTGGACAGCGGACATCTCGCAATTGACGCAAAGCCGCATGACTTATGTCGCTTTGTGGAGCAGCTCACGGAAGCGTTTCAGGGAGCCGCGACCTCCAGGGGCCTGGATCTAACCCTTGACTCGTCCGGACCAATCGAGGTGCCGTTCGATCCTCAGCACCTGGAAGTGATACTCCTGAATCTCATCTCCAACGCCATCAAATTCACGGCCCCGGGAGGAAGGGTTCAGATTCGTCTTGCCATCAGGGGAGGTAACGCTCTCATGGAGGTAATCGACACGGGAGACGGCATCGCGCCGGAGTCCCTGCCAAAGGTGTTCGACAGATTCTATCAGGAGGAAGGCTCACCCGGCACCGGAATCGGGCTCGCGCTGGCAAGGGAACTGGCCCGTCTGCATGGCGGCGAGCTGACGGCAGAGAGCGAGGAGGGGCGCGGATCGACGTTCACCGTCTCGCTGCCGGGAGCGCTCTCCGAGGTCACGAAGGGCACCACAGTCCCGGCCTCCGATCCGATCGACTTGGGTCCCAATCCCGCGGCGAGGGGATCTTCGGCGGCATCCGAGACCACGGATGACGAAGTACCGACCATTCTGGTCGTGGAGGACAATCCGGATCTGCGGGCGTACCTGACTGAACTGCTCGAGCACGAGTATCGTGTTCTCCTGTCCGCGGACGGCGACGAGGCATCTAAACTCGTGGCAAGAGTGCTACCCGACCTCATCCTGTCCGATGTCATGATGCCCGGGATGGACGGGGTTCAGTTGAGTCGCTCGCTAAAGACAGATCGCATGACCGCCCACATCCCGGTTATACTGCTAACGGCCAAAGCGTCCCGAAGAGACGCGTTGGAGGGTTTGCGGGCTGGGGCGGACGACTATATCGCAAAACCCTTTGATCCGGAGGAGCTCCTGGCCCGGCTGCGAAACCAGCTCCGAACGCGGAAGAGCTTGCGGGCCAGGTACCAGGGCGACTCCAAGCCCATCCTGCGCGACATGGACCGGTCAGACGGGGGACTGGTCGCTCAATGCGAGGCTTACGTACGTCGGCGAATGGCTGACCCGAGCCTGACCGTGGAGGGACTGGCAGAGGCGCTGAATCTGACCTATTCAACACTCAATAGGCGCCTGGCTTCCGAAGCTGGCGTTAAAGCCACTCAACTCATCCGCAGGGTACGGCTCCGGGAGGCGGCAACTCTCCTCGAGGAAGGTGCGGGTTCAGTGACCGAAGTTGCCTACGGAGTCGGGTTCAATACGCTCTCGTATTTCGCCAAGTGTTTCAAGGATGAGTACGGGGTTCTTCCTTCGACCCATATGGGCACGGGGAAGCGAAAGTAGGCGGTCAATAGGCCCACGTTCGGGCCGCGAGATGCGTTTGCAAGTTCTGTTGCAACGATTGGCAGTTTCGTGACAGATGCCGGTTGGCGGGCGCTGTAGGCTGGTTCAGCGCTCACCTACACCACGTCCAATGACGGATCCGCTTCCCCCTGCCGTAACGCCCCCTGCTAGAACGGGTCGTCGCTCCCAGGCCCTCGAGAACGAACTGGCGGAACTCGAGTCGCTCGCAGATGCCCGCACCGCTCAGGACCGGGAGAACCGAGGACCGAGGGACAAACAATCCTCTTCGATTCAGGAGATGGACCGCCCCGGCCACAAGTAGCCGCTCTCGGGAAGCCGTCCGAGCTCCAGATGCGCCAACCCGGCGCCCTCAGCCACCACTATGCCATCCGAACCAGCGATGCAAAATTCTGCCCATATCCCAAACTCGGTTCAGTGTTTGTCAGGTGCGAAGGACACCCGCAGAACGTCGCACGATGGCCGATGGGCGATGTGCGTAGTCCTGCTAACATGCCTGGCCGCAGCGCCGGATGCAGCTGCGCAGGTCTCTCTGGCCTCCAACGAGACAGTTGGGGGACCATTGGTCGGTGCCGTGGTGGGGCAGTCGTTTCAGCCGACCAGTTCGGGAATCCTGACGTCGGTGCAGCTGAAGTTCCTCCTCCCTACGGAGGGTTCGGACCAGTTTGCTGTCTATGATGGCGAAGCGGTGGGGGGTACGCCGCTAGCCTCAGGAAATTTGCTGCCAGGTGTAGCTGGCACCTTCGAATCGTTTAAGACGGTCGCGGAGTTTTCCCCCGGGATTCCGGTGACCGCGGGGAAAACATATACCATCACGTTCACGGGAGACCTTTTTCCGCTCAGTCCAGTCGGAGATTTCTACCCACAGGGCAAGGCCTACCTTCCTTCCGGATTCCTCGCGGGAAACGATTTGGCATTCAATATCCTGGGCACGCCCAACGAGGCCCCAACCTTAACCGGGGCACCCTCCGACGTGTCGTTCACGGAGGACACCCCAGGCCAGCTGGACGTTTCCAATCTGGTGGTAGCGGACCCGGAAGACGACAACGTCACACTAACTCTGACTGCATCCGAAGGCACCTTTGCCGCACCTGGAGATGGTTCCATCATTCGCGTGAGTGCGACTCTGGTCAGCCCAACCGTGGTGACACTGTCGGGTACACCGGATGATGTCACCAGCTACCTCGAGACCAGCGTTTTCGACTGGACGCCTGCCCCTGACGACTATGGCGAGGACAGCTCCACCATCGAAGTGGTAGCAAACGACGGCAGTTCGAATTCAAACGTCTTTATCATCAATGTCGATATCACGCCCGTGAACGACCCCCCGACGGTCGCGGGGCTCTCCGCGGACGTCACAATCCTAGAGGATGCAGAGACAGGCATCCTGCTCGGCGGCACCATTACCGACGCTGATGGCGACGAACTTACTGTGATACTGACGGCCAGCGCCGGTGCGTGGTCCGCCCCCCTTAGCGGGACAGACATAGGGTCGGGCGTCACGGCCACCAAGGTGAGCGATACCGTAGTCTCGTTGGTCGGGTCGCCGGCAGACATTACGACTTACCTCGCGCACACTACTCCGCCACCGCCGAAGCTCCAGTACACAGGAGATTCTGACGCCATCGGAGTTGGCGCCGCGACAATCACCATCGTTGCGAGGGACAGCAATGGATCGGGTGATGTTAATCTCGGCTCTGTCAACGTCAACATCACGGCCGTCAACGACCCACCATCGTTTACCGAAGGGGGCGACATCACCGTAAACGAGGACTCTGGGCCCTATTCGGCGACCTGGGCGACCGACCTGGTAGCAGGTCCGCCCGATGAAAGCGGGCAGTCTCTCAACTTCCAGGCAACCTCCACCAACCTCGAGCTCTTCAGCGTCGCACCAGCCCTCAGTTCCGACGGCACGTTGTCCTTCACCCCGGCCCCCGACGCAAGCGGAACTGCTGTTGTTACGGCTACCCTTTCAGACAATGGGGGGACCGACAGTGGAGGCGATCCTGATGCGGCGCCTGTCAGCTTCTCGATCGAAGTCCTTGAGGTCAACGACGCCCCCTCAGTTACACTTGGCCCTGATATCACCGTGGCGGAGGACTCGGGCGACACATTCCTTTCCGGCTGGGCCACGGACGTCAGCGCGGGGCCGGCCAACGAATCCGGCCAGGCAGTTTCTTTTGACGTGTCGACAGACCACTCGCTATTCAGTGTAGCGCCACAGCTCTACAGTGATGGTTCCATCAACTTTGTGCCTGCGGAGCATGCTTTTGGGACCGCCACGGTCACGGTAACCGTCCGTGACAGCGGACCGAAGGACGGCGATAATGTCAACACCGCGGGGCCGCTGACCTTCGACATCGTCATTACCCCGGTCAACGACGATCCCGCGATAACCGGGCTGCCTTCGGAGGTGGCCGTCGTAGAGGACACGGCAAGCCCGCTAGGGTTGGGATCGGCAAGCTTCGAAGACCCGGACGGCGAGGACATTACGGTCACACTGACGGTCAGCGCCGGCACATTCGCGACCCCTGGAGACGGCTCCGGGGTGGGAGCCGGGGTACAAGCGACCCTTGACACCGCGACATCGGTGCGCCTTGTCGGATTGCCCTCCGACATCAACTCCTACCTGGATACCGCCTCCAACCTCACATACACAGGACCGCCGGATGTGAACGGGTCCGCCGCGGCTACCCTATCCATCGTAGCAAACGACGGTTCGGGCGCGGGCGATCTGAATCTGGCGACCCTCGACATCAACATCGCTTCGGTCAACGACGTGCCCGCCGCGACGGGCCTGCCGTCGGATACGACTGTTCCGGAAGACTCGGAGGCCAACATCGACCTTAGCGGGACCGCGGTCGAGGACGTCGATTCTAACTCAATCACGGTGACGCTGACGGTAGACCGTGGCACGTGGTCCGCGCCGGCATCCGGCGCCGGCATTGGTGCCGGGGTGTCTGAGGCGTTGCTCAGTGGGTCAGTCCTCACGCTTTCCGGCGCTCCGGCCGACATCAGTTCCTACCTCAGTACGCCTTCGCACGTCCGGTACACAGGGGCCGCAGACTCAAATGGAGAGGACGCCGCGGTCATTGGGGTCGCCGCCAATGATGGGGACGGCTCCGGGAGTGTAACGCTGGGTAGTGTGAACATCGACATCACTGCCGTAAACGATCCGCCCAGCTTTTCGGCGGGTTCCGACCTGATCGTTGGGGAGGACTCCGGCGCGCAATCCGTTCCGAACTGGGCGACAAGCATCCGCAGTGGTCCTGCAAACGAAGCCGACCAGACGCTGACGTTTTCGCTCTCGTACGACAACTCGAGCCTGTTTTCCGCCGGACCGGCCATCGATGGGGACGGCATGCTCACCTACACCCCGGCCGACGACGCAAACGGTTCGGCGACCGTGACCGTGACGCTGTCGGATGACGGCGGGACCAGCGACGGTGGGTTGGACACGTCGGCCCCGGAGAGCTTTACGATCACGGTAACTCCCGTCAACGACCCGCCGACGATCACCTTGGACGCGAACCCGGCCGTGTTGGAAGAAACAGGC
This sequence is a window from Rhodothermales bacterium. Protein-coding genes within it:
- a CDS encoding response regulator — protein: MLVGLALLASEASGQAFRWAESSYTAVTWTTADGLPIDRINDVVRTPDGYVWAATIEGLVRFDGVRFHTFNGANTPALETSRLTLLHVDKQGTLWIVTERLSVIRYDDYRFEPITIEGKRIRLTGPTPHVSQRIHEDSAGAMWFATPSGAVKVNSDQSVLMSPGSGNEGAVLGIGRAVGGGIWISYEGGTAYLLGVGGTVQRFGGQSGLEGFVSRVFADSLDRTWAAGEEGIFRLSQDVFRPVLASGLPVGRDYHFATTLTNGDPWFGTTGGAAFQLEGDELRYVHHADSIPFVRAPAPGSVFRGYADWQVLADGSTIDVLHNRTPVYSFSGNINNMWSGEANDAWIASDGGLIHLAPAPVSVIDHPDRDSGGGSANVYPLLQDSNGTIWAGHLWYELLRIDAQGIEVWGVENRGVDAGHPWSLYEDSSGRVLVAGTGVCKLHPGPVECPPDDLRPPSIGGIRVMWEDASGRFWLGGETGIALRENGAWQRFGDDTVGISNAWIRAIEEDSNGALWFGTNGGGLLRYRGNSFESFSRSDGFCSDLVRDLFFSPDGALWVATEDRGLCRIANPLDPVSELEIGIVGTPQGLGYDGVHAVTLDAQGRLWMSTNSGIGHARLAELTEVALDPTLGVRYVAYDERDGMRNREANGGVQPASLTARDGTVWFPTQQGLAVVDPAQVKSTPWAPVLIETITAPDTTFYPSDEIRLTAEQTDVAVSYTYPRFRKAEDLAFQYRLLGHSDWIHVGSERIARFSGVPPGETTFQIRIAEGQRGAEESVTSVSIYREPRFRETRWPWLLGFLFAVALGAVGSSARNTRLRRRAERLEQEIQHRTKDLRSALDTVAVQAEELRSLDEAKSRFFANVSHELRTPLTMILGPLRGLLEGRYGGVSPDAGAQLEVMLRNSRRLLRLVNQILDLAELDSGHLAIDAKPHDLCRFVEQLTEAFQGAATSRGLDLTLDSSGPIEVPFDPQHLEVILLNLISNAIKFTAPGGRVQIRLAIRGGNALMEVIDTGDGIAPESLPKVFDRFYQEEGSPGTGIGLALARELARLHGGELTAESEEGRGSTFTVSLPGALSEVTKGTTVPASDPIDLGPNPAARGSSAASETTDDEVPTILVVEDNPDLRAYLTELLEHEYRVLLSADGDEASKLVARVLPDLILSDVMMPGMDGVQLSRSLKTDRMTAHIPVILLTAKASRRDALEGLRAGADDYIAKPFDPEELLARLRNQLRTRKSLRARYQGDSKPILRDMDRSDGGLVAQCEAYVRRRMADPSLTVEGLAEALNLTYSTLNRRLASEAGVKATQLIRRVRLREAATLLEEGAGSVTEVAYGVGFNTLSYFAKCFKDEYGVLPSTHMGTGKRK
- a CDS encoding M20/M25/M40 family metallo-hydrolase, with amino-acid sequence MKRALQGLGVILLLVLLVAVVRGLLLRPHVPEAPATDPPPDAPLAAQHLSSLIRIPTVSLEDAPADTAAFRLLHAYLEGAWPGVHRTLHRATVADLSLLYTWAGQDTTLPPVVLMAHLDVVPVDSLDDWTHPGFSGYRDGHTIWGRGTLDDKGSLVAILETVESLVQSGFTPARTVHLAFGHDEEIGGEHGMAAITALLAARGVAPAWVLDEGGFVTHGAVPGVTRPVAVVGVAEKGYANITLEASGDGGHSSIPPRSMAISNLAAALDDIAEQPMPARLDGATWALFEAVAPHMPLHYRVLFANKWLFGPLIRAVLAGSASTNAVIRTTMAFTMLDAGTKPNVLPDRARAVINFRLMPGDSDYDVVTHLEHTLRQHPNVTVASATGRPAVGVAPTSGPGYDDIVRSVSAAFGDSVVLAPYMTTGGTDAKHFAALTDRIYRFIPFEVFPSRDGILLHGVDERLPEAQLAPAVAFYHALLTDLD
- a CDS encoding PIG-L family deacetylase, whose protein sequence is MLTLLSLALTLLASPGATLEDAPSILVVTAHPDDEAMFAATMWKAVREHGATVDLALVTDGAGGYRFSTLAEPIYGLNLTDPDVARTVLPKIRKQELMAGGDVVGIRNYFFLDQPDAGRILDVDSVFTELWDGDWVTTRLTEIMADGGYDMVLTFLPIPTTHAHHKGASILAVRAASALPEHERPVLVGSLIGSDSDDIEFRGLEGYPETVLSDDGPFTLDREQKLGLDGRLNYQIVVNWLITEHKSQGTMQTYLNAGRYERFWMYAANSPEQRARGAAMLTGFDLQTAGQTTH
- a CDS encoding choice-of-anchor B family protein; the encoded protein is MQMQNLTRSLLMGLLLVLAGTANAQSFGGAVALTGDQLLISRSSSGSDMGTVFVFERGADGMWTEGESFSAPDGAESDNFGRTLAATDDLLVVGATGANGTVGAGYIFERNADGAWELGWSGVPEGVDDGDYFGRSAAIDGDWVYIGSAGHRANSGAVFAFRKGDDGAWMSHSRIEQPTFRPNAYFSLAMAASNGNVVVSAPFVSGGQIHAYRYNEETDAFDYTGLLSGDEGLQSQALAVHGNWAFAGVPGANDGIGGVQSFWFDAFAGSWITRDMLMPYDGVGGALGTALAVDGNQLWAGAPGADEGKGAIYRFEIGVGAITGAFRTSLNDAYAASGGGATLAVSGDVAVAGAPSGGPSGLVYVLENDGMWRDVQILGSQSGMRAITGGEVQCEDNVAEGYDCDNIDLLSFLPVHEVGGGAGSGSGVKVNDIWGWTDEETGREYVLLGRIDGTSFIDITDAYNPVYLGNLPMTEGSTANTWRDVKVYMDHAYIVADGAGEHGVQVFDLTQLRDVDPAEAPLEFEETARYDGIASAHNIVINEETGYAFTVGNQMGGQTCGGGYHIINIQEPANPQFAGCWGHEGTGNAGTGYSHDAQCVVYRGPDTDYTGREICIGGNENSISIADLTDKSNPVGISSASYPNVAYTHQGWLSEDHRFLYVNDELDEIQGVEGTRTLVWDVSDLDEPVLVKEHMGNSASSDHNLYVQDNFMYQSNYASGLRILDISDPANPREVGFFDTTPGLSNGPGFSGSWSNYPYFPSGTIAVSSVGEGLFLLKKRQIDT